From Homalodisca vitripennis isolate AUS2020 chromosome 1, UT_GWSS_2.1, whole genome shotgun sequence, the proteins below share one genomic window:
- the LOC124355748 gene encoding cuticle protein 67-like — MAAKLIVFAAALAAANAGLLAAPAYAPAAYAAPYAHAPAAVTSSSANILRSPGNLGQVSTFTKTVDTPYSSVSKSDVRVSNPGYATYAAPAYHAPAAYAAPAVVARPAVAAYAAPAYAAPAYAPRAYAAPAVAHGGLLGVAYSAAPAVSHMSFDGYGINYVY, encoded by the coding sequence ctcATTGTTTTCGCCGCCGCTTTGGCTGCTGCCAACGCTGGTCTTCTCGCCGCCCCCGCCTACGCCCCCGCTGCGTACGCCGCCCCCTACGCTCACGCTCCCGCCGCCGTCACCTCATCTTCCGCCAACATCCTGAGGTCTCCCGGTAACCTGGGACAGGTCTCCACCTTCACCAAGACCGTCGACACCCCTTACTCCAGCGTCAGCAAGTCCGACGTCCGTGTGAGCAACCCCGGATACGCCACCTACGCCGCCCCCGCCTACCACGCTCCTGCTGCCTACGCCGCTCCCGCTGTCGTTGCCAGGCCCGCCGTTGCCGCTTACGCCGCTCCTGCCTACGCCGCCCCCGCTTACGCTCCCCGTGCTTACGCCGCCCCCGCCGTCGCTCACGGAGGTCTCCTTGGAGTCGCTTACTCTGCTGCCCCCGCCGTCTCTCACATGTCCTTCGATGGCTATGGCATCAACTACGTCTACTAA